From Arachis stenosperma cultivar V10309 chromosome 2, arast.V10309.gnm1.PFL2, whole genome shotgun sequence, one genomic window encodes:
- the LOC130961338 gene encoding two-component response regulator-like APRR9 isoform X1, which translates to MDDEVQAFTVAAAQNDDGASTSRMKGEQIAKNEDCNGNGNGDGEEVIRWEKILARRVVRVLVVEADDSTRHVITAILRKCSYSVIAVSDGLKAWEVLKKKATDLDLILTEVDLPAISGFALITLIMEHDFCKNIPVIMMSSQDSVNMVLKCMLKGAVDFLIKPVRRNELKNLWRHVWRRHTIDKPPQTTTFPMEKLKTVLQDNSTSNQSSAFVASSQENNGCGENLSEAHSTCTLSFLEAENACMKKRQDASELKLSNVDVGHHEVNHESKSSKHNDEIVELVSESAISNKSLKLTDLMIERDHCFAETKSQDEFLRAESSRANPNINLAIHGCTGSVVEPSRGVADWMIDTFENIEKPINENCSYSGDNTTKSVSDTKMELLLRRDLSDSSCKHASEITEERQILKHSDTSAFSRYSGDKLLQPSFPLPLITPSKVTNNDQNSQESHKSSGNTLDTSCQYGSTGKNEENRSTLVIGQYGQFEPKSSSNECGLFPFSKATSDIKSKEQCNILSSTGQSSGNSLSSDAAKHKSSIAYESIGSGSDGNDTSNVVPKNNPETFSECVRQNYDGFGGTNFHHFSQRQAALTKFRLKRKQRSYGKKVRYETRQRLAEQRPRVKGQFVRKVLDGDPVPDAGGNS; encoded by the exons ATGGATGATGAGGTTCAAGCTTTTACCGTTGCTGCTGCTCAGAACGATGACGGTGCAAGCACATCCAGAATGAAAGGGGAGCAAATCGCGAAAAACGAGGACTGTAACGGTAACGGTAACGGTGACGGTGAGGAAGTGATTAGGTGGGAGAAGATTCTGGCGCGGAGGGTGGTTAGGGTTTTGGTGGTTGAAGCTGATGACTCTACCCGCCACGTCATCACTGCCATTCTTCGAAAATGCAGTTATTCAG TTATTGCTGTTTCTGATGGATTAAAGGCATGGGAAGTATTGAAGAAGAAAGCAACAGACCTAGATCTCATCTTAACAGAAGTGGATTTGCCCGCAATATCCGGATTTGCACTCATTACTTTAATCATGGAGCATGATTTTTGTAAAAACATTCCTGTCATAA TGATGTCTTCTCAAGATTCGGTTAACATGGTGTTGAAATGCATGCTAAAAGGTGCAGTCGATTTTCTTATAAAACCTGTTCGGAGGAATGAGCTTAAGAACTTATGGCGGCATGTGTGGAGAAGGCACACC ATTGACAAACCCCCTCAAACTACGACATTTCCAATGGAAAAACTTAAGACTGTTTTGCAAGACAATTCTACAAGCAATCAGTCTAGTGCTTTTGTGGCTTCTTCGCAAGAAAATAATGGATGTGGTGAAAATTTGAGTGAAGCTCAT AGCACTTGCACTTTGTCATTTTTGGAAGCTGAGAACGCATGCATGAAAAAACGGCAAGATGCCTCTGAATTGAAATTGAGTAATGTTGATGTGGGGCACCATGAGGTCAACCATGAAAGTAAATCAAGTAAGCATAATGATGAAATAG TGGAACTCGTATCAGAGTCTGCAATCAGCAACAAATCTCTTAAATTGACAGATTTAATGATAGAAAGAGACCATTGTTTTGCTGAAACCAAAAGCCAAGATGAATTTCTAAGAGCTGAATCAAGCAGAGCCAATCCTAATATTAATCTAGCGATTCATGGTTGTACCGGTTCAGTGGTGGAGCCCTCTAGAGGAGTTGCTGACTGGATGATTGACACATTTGAGAATATCGAAAAACCTATCAATGAAAACTGTAGTTATAGTGGTGATAATACAACCAAGTCTGTTTCAGATACAAAAATGGAACTTTTGTTAAGAAGAGATCTTTCTGATAGCTCATGTAAACATGCTAGTGAGATAACTGAGGAAAGACAAATATTGAAACATTCGGACACGTCTGCTTTTTCTAG GTATAGCGGTGATAAATTGTTGCAGCCTTCTTTTCCGTTACCTTTGATTACCCCTTCCAAAGTAACCAACAATGATCAAAATTCTCAAGAATCTCATAAATCATCTGGAAATACTCTAGATACTTCTTGTCAGTATGGAAGCACAGGCAAAAATGAAGAGAACAGGTCCACTCTGGTCATTGGTCAGTATGGACAATTCGAACCAAAATCATCAAGCAATGAATGTGGACTCTTCCCTTTCAGCAAGGCTACTTCTGATATCAAGTCTAAGGAACAATGTAACATTTTATCCTCTACCGGTCAGAGTTCGGGTAATAGTTTATCTTCTGATGCTGCAAAACATAAAAGTAGTATCGCCTATGAAAGCATAGGCAGTGGAAGTGATGGAAATGATACTTCGAATGTGGTACCCAAGAACAATCCTGAAACTTTTAGCGAGTGTGTTCGCCAAAACTATGATGGATTTGGAGGAACAAATTTTCATCACTTTAGTCAAAGACAAGCGGCCCTAACAAAGTTTCGACTAAAGCGAAAACAGAGATCCTATGGGAAAAAG GTTCGATACGAAACCAGGCAAAGATTGGCGGAGCAGCGCCCTCGAGTGAAAGGGCAGTTTGTCCGTAAAGTACTAGATGGTGATCCAGTACCTGACGCTGGTGGCAATTCGTAA
- the LOC130961338 gene encoding two-component response regulator-like APRR9 isoform X2, giving the protein MDDEVQAFTVAAAQNDDGASTSRMKGEQIAKNEDCNGNGNGDGEEVIRWEKILARRVVRVLVVEADDSTRHVITAILRKCSYSVIAVSDGLKAWEVLKKKATDLDLILTEVDLPAISGFALITLIMEHDFCKNIPVIMMSSQDSVNMVLKCMLKGAVDFLIKPVRRNELKNLWRHVWRRHTIDKPPQTTTFPMEKLKTVLQDNSTSNQSSAFVASSQENNGCGENLSEAHSTCTLSFLEAENACMKKRQDASELKLSNVDVGHHEVNHESKSSKHNDEIDLMIERDHCFAETKSQDEFLRAESSRANPNINLAIHGCTGSVVEPSRGVADWMIDTFENIEKPINENCSYSGDNTTKSVSDTKMELLLRRDLSDSSCKHASEITEERQILKHSDTSAFSRYSGDKLLQPSFPLPLITPSKVTNNDQNSQESHKSSGNTLDTSCQYGSTGKNEENRSTLVIGQYGQFEPKSSSNECGLFPFSKATSDIKSKEQCNILSSTGQSSGNSLSSDAAKHKSSIAYESIGSGSDGNDTSNVVPKNNPETFSECVRQNYDGFGGTNFHHFSQRQAALTKFRLKRKQRSYGKKVRYETRQRLAEQRPRVKGQFVRKVLDGDPVPDAGGNS; this is encoded by the exons ATGGATGATGAGGTTCAAGCTTTTACCGTTGCTGCTGCTCAGAACGATGACGGTGCAAGCACATCCAGAATGAAAGGGGAGCAAATCGCGAAAAACGAGGACTGTAACGGTAACGGTAACGGTGACGGTGAGGAAGTGATTAGGTGGGAGAAGATTCTGGCGCGGAGGGTGGTTAGGGTTTTGGTGGTTGAAGCTGATGACTCTACCCGCCACGTCATCACTGCCATTCTTCGAAAATGCAGTTATTCAG TTATTGCTGTTTCTGATGGATTAAAGGCATGGGAAGTATTGAAGAAGAAAGCAACAGACCTAGATCTCATCTTAACAGAAGTGGATTTGCCCGCAATATCCGGATTTGCACTCATTACTTTAATCATGGAGCATGATTTTTGTAAAAACATTCCTGTCATAA TGATGTCTTCTCAAGATTCGGTTAACATGGTGTTGAAATGCATGCTAAAAGGTGCAGTCGATTTTCTTATAAAACCTGTTCGGAGGAATGAGCTTAAGAACTTATGGCGGCATGTGTGGAGAAGGCACACC ATTGACAAACCCCCTCAAACTACGACATTTCCAATGGAAAAACTTAAGACTGTTTTGCAAGACAATTCTACAAGCAATCAGTCTAGTGCTTTTGTGGCTTCTTCGCAAGAAAATAATGGATGTGGTGAAAATTTGAGTGAAGCTCAT AGCACTTGCACTTTGTCATTTTTGGAAGCTGAGAACGCATGCATGAAAAAACGGCAAGATGCCTCTGAATTGAAATTGAGTAATGTTGATGTGGGGCACCATGAGGTCAACCATGAAAGTAAATCAAGTAAGCATAATGATGAAATAG ATTTAATGATAGAAAGAGACCATTGTTTTGCTGAAACCAAAAGCCAAGATGAATTTCTAAGAGCTGAATCAAGCAGAGCCAATCCTAATATTAATCTAGCGATTCATGGTTGTACCGGTTCAGTGGTGGAGCCCTCTAGAGGAGTTGCTGACTGGATGATTGACACATTTGAGAATATCGAAAAACCTATCAATGAAAACTGTAGTTATAGTGGTGATAATACAACCAAGTCTGTTTCAGATACAAAAATGGAACTTTTGTTAAGAAGAGATCTTTCTGATAGCTCATGTAAACATGCTAGTGAGATAACTGAGGAAAGACAAATATTGAAACATTCGGACACGTCTGCTTTTTCTAG GTATAGCGGTGATAAATTGTTGCAGCCTTCTTTTCCGTTACCTTTGATTACCCCTTCCAAAGTAACCAACAATGATCAAAATTCTCAAGAATCTCATAAATCATCTGGAAATACTCTAGATACTTCTTGTCAGTATGGAAGCACAGGCAAAAATGAAGAGAACAGGTCCACTCTGGTCATTGGTCAGTATGGACAATTCGAACCAAAATCATCAAGCAATGAATGTGGACTCTTCCCTTTCAGCAAGGCTACTTCTGATATCAAGTCTAAGGAACAATGTAACATTTTATCCTCTACCGGTCAGAGTTCGGGTAATAGTTTATCTTCTGATGCTGCAAAACATAAAAGTAGTATCGCCTATGAAAGCATAGGCAGTGGAAGTGATGGAAATGATACTTCGAATGTGGTACCCAAGAACAATCCTGAAACTTTTAGCGAGTGTGTTCGCCAAAACTATGATGGATTTGGAGGAACAAATTTTCATCACTTTAGTCAAAGACAAGCGGCCCTAACAAAGTTTCGACTAAAGCGAAAACAGAGATCCTATGGGAAAAAG GTTCGATACGAAACCAGGCAAAGATTGGCGGAGCAGCGCCCTCGAGTGAAAGGGCAGTTTGTCCGTAAAGTACTAGATGGTGATCCAGTACCTGACGCTGGTGGCAATTCGTAA
- the LOC130962333 gene encoding NDR1/HIN1-like protein 12: protein MTEHRPHHQIQTDDDDEPTHHHQRQHGHPHFQPKMNPHQRNMHMEKPNMANPRYYAPMNRPKREHYLCLIITLLLLGIIILIIWLAYHPTKPHFTVASAAIFGLNATSPPLLAVTMQFSILIRNPNRRVSIYFDNLNAFVSYRDQPITPRVLLPPLYLEKHSTVALSPVIGGSPVPVSPEVSNGLIQDAGYGVVGLKLALLGRLKWKAGDIRSAHYSIYVKCDMLVGLKKGFVGQVPLLGSPICNVDM, encoded by the coding sequence ATGACAGAACATCGTCctcatcatcaaattcaaaccgatgatgatgatgaaccaACCCATCACCACCAACGCCAACATGGTCATCCCCATTTCCAACCCAAAATGAACCCTCATCAGAGGAACATGCACATGGAAAAGCCTAACATGGCTAATCCTCGCTACTATGCTCCCATGAATCGTCCGAAGCGTGAACATTACCTTTGCCTCATTATCACCCTCCTCTTACTTGGCATCATAATCCTCATCATCTGGCTTGCCTACCACCCAACCAAACCCCACTTCACGGTGGCCAGCGCAGCCATCTTCGGCCTCAATGCAACATCGCCACCCCTCTTGGCCGTCACCATGCAATTTTCAATCCTTATAAGGAACCCTAACCGGCGTGTCTCGATCTATTTTGACAATCTCAATGCATTTGTGTCCTACAGGGACCAACCAATCACACCACGTGTATTGCTACCACCACTTTACCTAGAGAAGCATAGCACAGTGGCACTATCCCCGGTCATCGGAGGGTCGCCAGTGCCAGTTTCGCCAGAGGTGTCAAACGGGTTAATCCAAGATGCAGGTTATGGTGTGGTTGGCCTTAAGCTTGCACTCCTTGGAAGATTGAAGTGGAAAGCTGGTGACATAAGGTCAGCACATTATAGTATCTATGTCAAGTGTGACATGTTGGTGGGTTTGAAGAAAGGTTTTGTGGGACAAGTTCCTCTTCTTGGATCTCCTATCTGTAATGTAGATATGTAA